One part of the Cyclobacteriaceae bacterium genome encodes these proteins:
- a CDS encoding TonB-dependent receptor has product MKTLQIIIVAFIISTTALAAQSLTQTLRGKIIDQVSQTPLPGATIMVLNTDPLVGATTDVDGEFKIQKLPIGTYTIRVSFIGYKDFILPNVVVNSGKEVVLNIPIEEDIIQMQEIVVTAVEKDRTMNDMVLVSGRTFSVEETRKFAAAINDPARMAASFSGVVSTDDGNNNISVRGNNPNGLLWRMEGIDIPNPNHFVSPGASGGGISILSSQLLTNSDFLTGAFSAEYGNALSGVFDLSLRKGNNEKRELTFQAGFLGSALAVEGPLAKNYKGSYLINYRYSTLSLLSKIGVPLGDYITNFQDLSLNIHLPTGKKSAVTIFGFGGLSDQRNEAKKDSLAWAYDYERYSSNYFSNTGALGIKHAYLINKNNFLQTTILASGNELGDVMYRLDDEYTNQRWYDGNFKNSKLTFSSVLNTKLSARYSLRSGVYLNQLHYSLRQQSFHTDGNHFLTDINAKGNTQSIQAFSQINIKASEQLTINGGVHYLQLLLNNSISVEPRISASYALDEAQRINFGYGLHSQVQPLGTYFGEHEENGEIIKANRNLDLSKSHHFVVGYDRSLNPYLRLKVETYYQHLFDIPIKAGATETYSILNQEWSYETDPLVNEGYGKNYGVEFTLEQFTHNNLYFLFSTSVYNSLYKTHEDKWRNTRFNGNANMTFTGGKEFMLKKERVLGVNLRSIYSGGLRTTPINLEESVARGETVRYEERAFEEQNPAYFRTDLRISLKRNKPKSTHTVALDIQNVTNRKNIFGKYFEPLSGQVTTAYQTPLIPVLSYKIEF; this is encoded by the coding sequence ATGAAAACCCTGCAAATCATTATTGTGGCTTTCATTATCAGCACAACTGCTTTAGCCGCCCAAAGCTTAACCCAAACCCTTCGGGGCAAAATCATCGACCAGGTAAGTCAAACCCCGCTGCCCGGGGCTACCATTATGGTGTTGAATACTGATCCGTTGGTTGGTGCCACTACCGATGTTGATGGTGAATTCAAGATTCAGAAATTACCCATCGGCACATACACCATCCGGGTAAGTTTTATCGGTTATAAAGATTTTATCCTCCCCAATGTGGTTGTCAATTCCGGTAAAGAGGTGGTGTTGAACATTCCTATTGAAGAGGATATCATTCAGATGCAGGAAATTGTAGTTACTGCTGTTGAAAAGGACCGCACCATGAACGACATGGTGCTGGTAAGCGGAAGGACTTTTTCCGTTGAAGAAACAAGAAAATTTGCCGCAGCCATAAACGACCCTGCCCGAATGGCGGCATCATTTTCCGGGGTGGTAAGCACAGATGACGGAAACAACAACATTTCCGTTCGGGGAAATAACCCCAACGGGTTATTGTGGCGCATGGAGGGTATTGACATACCTAATCCAAACCATTTTGTTTCGCCCGGTGCATCGGGTGGCGGAATCTCCATCCTGAGTTCACAATTGCTCACGAACTCAGATTTTCTGACAGGGGCATTCTCGGCAGAATATGGCAACGCACTGTCTGGTGTGTTTGATTTAAGTTTACGAAAAGGAAACAATGAAAAAAGAGAGCTAACGTTTCAGGCAGGTTTTTTGGGAAGTGCTCTTGCCGTGGAAGGCCCCCTTGCCAAAAACTACAAAGGCTCTTACTTGATAAATTACCGCTATTCAACACTATCCTTGCTCTCAAAGATTGGCGTTCCGTTGGGTGACTACATTACCAACTTTCAGGATCTTTCGTTAAATATCCATTTACCCACAGGAAAGAAAAGCGCTGTAACCATTTTTGGTTTTGGAGGCTTAAGTGACCAAAGAAATGAAGCTAAAAAAGATTCATTGGCGTGGGCGTATGACTATGAACGCTACAGTTCAAACTACTTCTCCAACACCGGTGCATTGGGCATTAAGCATGCTTACCTGATCAATAAAAATAATTTTCTTCAAACAACAATATTGGCCTCGGGCAATGAACTTGGTGATGTTATGTACAGGCTGGATGACGAGTATACCAACCAACGTTGGTATGATGGAAACTTTAAAAACTCAAAGCTTACTTTCAGCTCAGTGCTCAATACAAAATTATCAGCGCGGTACAGTTTGCGCAGCGGTGTGTACCTGAACCAACTCCATTACAGTTTAAGGCAGCAATCATTCCATACCGATGGAAATCATTTTCTAACAGATATCAACGCAAAAGGCAATACACAAAGCATTCAGGCTTTTTCACAAATAAACATTAAAGCATCCGAACAGTTGACCATCAATGGCGGAGTTCATTACCTGCAATTGCTTTTAAATAATTCCATCTCGGTAGAACCGCGGATCAGTGCCTCCTATGCATTAGATGAAGCACAACGAATCAATTTCGGCTATGGGCTCCACAGCCAGGTTCAACCCTTGGGAACGTATTTTGGAGAGCATGAGGAAAACGGAGAAATTATTAAAGCGAACAGAAACCTGGATTTGAGCAAATCGCACCATTTTGTTGTAGGGTACGACCGCTCATTGAATCCCTATTTGCGCTTGAAAGTTGAAACCTACTATCAACACCTGTTCGATATTCCCATAAAAGCAGGTGCAACTGAAACATACTCCATCCTAAACCAGGAATGGTCGTACGAAACCGATCCATTGGTTAACGAAGGGTACGGCAAAAATTACGGGGTTGAGTTTACGCTGGAGCAGTTCACGCACAATAACCTCTATTTCCTCTTTTCCACTTCGGTATACAACTCATTATACAAGACTCATGAAGACAAATGGCGCAACACACGCTTCAACGGAAACGCCAACATGACTTTTACCGGTGGCAAAGAATTTATGTTAAAGAAAGAGCGTGTGTTAGGCGTTAACCTTCGCAGCATTTATAGCGGTGGCTTACGCACCACACCCATTAACCTGGAAGAATCGGTTGCACGGGGTGAAACGGTACGTTATGAAGAACGTGCCTTTGAAGAACAAAATCCGGCCTACTTCAGGACAGATTTGCGGATCAGTTTAAAACGTAACAAACCCAAATCAACGCACACCGTTGCGTTGGATATTCAAAATGTAACTAACCGAAAAAATATTTTTGGAAAGTATTTCGAACCGTTAAGCGGGCAAGTTACTACCGCATATCAAACACCGTTAATTCCCGTGTTGAGTTATAAGATTGAATTCTGA
- a CDS encoding FecR domain-containing protein, with translation MNRAEYDMEDLVGKYITGEATTEEMQLVLEWCARSTDNQKYFDHAKLIYEKAQADDGYHYNTNAAWEKVKYKIGSVKVRKLPAANLWRIAASLFLISMLSYFLYWQYFSTGQLYLATHAEVITQALADNTELSLNKNSEVQVEYNERKRKGVIKLTGEATVTIKPDKKVDWVVQTDDLFIRDIGTTFNVKAYPNDPVVEVSVIEGEVQFYTIQDSGILIKAGEMGAYDKSAKQFSKAEADPNVIAYKTLLFIFNDVDLKSAVEQLSAVYNRRIIVSGNIENCRLTVNFTHEDLDTIISIISETLNLTVTDNGNEILLSGGGCP, from the coding sequence ATGAACCGCGCGGAATACGATATGGAGGATTTAGTCGGTAAATACATTACCGGTGAAGCAACAACTGAGGAAATGCAGTTGGTACTGGAGTGGTGTGCCCGCTCGACCGATAACCAAAAATATTTCGATCACGCCAAACTGATTTATGAAAAAGCGCAGGCCGATGATGGCTATCACTACAACACAAACGCAGCCTGGGAAAAAGTAAAATACAAAATCGGATCAGTAAAGGTTCGAAAATTACCGGCCGCTAACCTTTGGCGGATTGCCGCCAGCCTTTTCCTCATCAGTATGCTCTCCTATTTTTTATACTGGCAGTACTTCTCTACCGGGCAACTTTACCTGGCCACACATGCTGAAGTAATTACCCAGGCCCTAGCCGATAATACCGAGCTTTCGTTGAACAAGAACAGTGAAGTTCAGGTAGAATACAACGAACGTAAACGTAAAGGGGTAATTAAGCTTACTGGTGAAGCCACCGTTACCATAAAACCCGATAAAAAAGTGGATTGGGTGGTACAGACCGATGACCTGTTTATCCGCGATATTGGAACAACCTTTAACGTGAAAGCATACCCTAACGACCCGGTGGTGGAAGTTTCCGTTATTGAAGGCGAAGTCCAGTTCTACACCATCCAGGACAGCGGCATCCTGATCAAAGCCGGTGAGATGGGAGCGTATGATAAATCCGCCAAACAATTTTCAAAAGCTGAAGCCGACCCTAATGTAATCGCCTATAAAACCCTGTTGTTCATTTTCAATGATGTTGATTTAAAATCGGCAGTTGAACAATTAAGTGCAGTGTACAACCGAAGGATTATAGTTTCAGGAAATATTGAGAATTGCAGGCTTACCGTAAACTTTACCCATGAAGATCTTGACACGATTATATCAATCATTTCCGAAACACTTAACCTCACGGTTACTGACAACGGAAACGAAATTTTACTTAGCGGTGGGGGTTGTCCGTAA
- a CDS encoding RNA polymerase sigma-70 factor produces MKPLRVVHSSGIESFSAVRSGDKNAFEMMFKSYYQPLCRYANTFVNDPEEAEEIVQGSFINIWEKRLAIDINTSVKAYLYRAIRNACLNALKHQKVKHLYAQNEVHTGERYFEASDESTLRDELETRIRKAIQVLPEQCRVIFQLSRFEELKYQEIADQLNLSVKTVENQMGKALKIMREQLRDYLPLIALMMNGLLDQ; encoded by the coding sequence ATGAAACCACTTAGGGTAGTGCATTCATCAGGCATAGAAAGTTTTAGTGCGGTCCGATCGGGCGATAAAAATGCTTTTGAGATGATGTTCAAATCCTACTACCAACCGCTGTGCCGCTATGCCAACACCTTTGTAAACGATCCGGAGGAAGCGGAAGAAATTGTGCAGGGGTCGTTTATCAATATTTGGGAAAAACGCCTGGCCATTGACATCAACACATCTGTTAAAGCTTACCTCTATCGCGCCATCCGAAATGCTTGCCTGAATGCCCTCAAACACCAAAAGGTTAAACACTTGTATGCGCAAAATGAAGTACACACTGGCGAGCGCTATTTCGAAGCCTCTGATGAAAGTACACTGCGCGATGAGTTGGAGACCAGAATCCGAAAGGCTATACAGGTTTTACCCGAACAATGCAGGGTTATTTTCCAGCTTAGCCGTTTTGAAGAATTAAAGTACCAGGAAATAGCCGATCAGCTAAACCTTTCGGTGAAGACAGTAGAGAACCAAATGGGCAAAGCCCTCAAAATAATGCGCGAGCAGCTTCGCGATTACTTGCCGCTGATTGCCCTAATGATGAACGGACTGTTAGATCAATGA
- a CDS encoding ABC transporter ATP-binding protein, whose translation MVTTKNLSFAYGNQKRIAFPDFSINKGEHCLLLGESGSGKTTLLHILGGLLRGYSGSVKVAGTELSSLSETALDHFRGKHMGFVFQRNHLISALTVEKNLILAPYLAELPIQHQQVDAVLGSLGIAEKKHSKVTELSQGQAQRVAIARAVFNNPPVILADEPTSALDDKSCAQVIDLLIHVANEHQATLLVATHDQRLQDKIEKQISLHG comes from the coding sequence ATGGTAACCACTAAGAATTTGTCATTTGCCTACGGGAATCAGAAGAGAATTGCCTTTCCGGATTTCAGCATTAATAAAGGAGAACATTGTTTGTTGTTGGGTGAATCCGGTAGTGGTAAAACTACATTGCTCCACATCTTAGGCGGCTTGTTGCGTGGGTATTCAGGATCAGTTAAAGTGGCAGGAACGGAATTATCTTCTCTTTCAGAAACAGCTCTCGATCATTTTCGCGGCAAGCATATGGGCTTTGTGTTTCAACGAAATCACCTGATCAGCGCACTCACGGTGGAAAAGAATTTAATCCTGGCGCCCTATCTCGCTGAACTTCCCATCCAACACCAGCAGGTAGATGCCGTTTTAGGAAGCCTGGGAATAGCGGAAAAGAAACACAGCAAAGTAACTGAACTGAGCCAGGGGCAGGCGCAGCGCGTGGCCATTGCACGGGCGGTGTTTAATAACCCTCCCGTTATTTTGGCCGATGAACCCACCTCAGCGCTCGATGACAAAAGCTGTGCGCAGGTAATTGATTTGTTGATTCATGTAGCTAATGAACATCAGGCCACCTTACTGGTTGCCACACACGATCAGCGCTTGCAAGATAAAATCGAGAAACAGATTAGCCTACACGGATGA
- a CDS encoding ABC transporter permease produces the protein MNIVLLVWNYLKAKPLNTVLNIVLLSLGIAVIVVLLLFNKQLEEKISENARGIDLVVGAKGSPLQLILCNIFHIDFPTGNINLKEAERIAKNRLVKNAIPLALGDSYEAYRIIGTDKRYAELYKAEVEQGEWFTEELEVVLGANVAAMTKFKLNDEFASAHGLTVGGHAHDEHNFVVKGILKRSNTVLDNLILTSVESVWHVHDLHTEEDHQHHERDTSFVASPLVPSIAAGDSTKEITSLLIQYRSAMGAIQLPRFVNGQSSLQAASPAFETARLFSILGVGVDILMAFAYVLIFISALSIFIALYNSLKERRYDLAIMRSMGATRLKLVVTILSEGVLLTLLGSIIGLLLGHGVLMIMTAFVAETQKAGISGIVFYHEEWIILAGSLLLGVLCALIPAWQAYRTDISKVLAGN, from the coding sequence ATGAACATCGTACTACTTGTCTGGAATTATTTAAAAGCAAAACCACTGAACACGGTGTTGAACATTGTTTTGCTTTCGCTTGGCATTGCGGTAATTGTTGTGCTGTTGTTGTTTAATAAGCAATTGGAAGAAAAAATTTCTGAGAATGCCCGCGGTATCGACCTGGTAGTAGGGGCAAAGGGTAGTCCGTTGCAACTAATCCTGTGCAATATTTTTCATATTGATTTTCCTACAGGTAACATTAACTTGAAGGAAGCGGAACGCATTGCTAAAAACCGGTTGGTGAAAAATGCCATTCCGTTAGCGTTGGGTGATAGTTATGAAGCCTATCGTATTATCGGTACCGACAAGCGTTATGCAGAGTTGTATAAAGCGGAAGTTGAACAAGGCGAGTGGTTTACGGAAGAACTGGAAGTTGTGCTTGGCGCCAATGTAGCAGCCATGACCAAATTCAAATTAAACGATGAATTCGCCAGTGCGCACGGGCTCACGGTCGGTGGTCATGCCCACGATGAACACAATTTTGTAGTAAAAGGAATATTGAAGCGATCCAATACGGTGTTGGATAATCTTATCCTTACTTCCGTAGAAAGTGTTTGGCATGTGCACGATCTTCATACCGAAGAAGATCATCAGCACCACGAGCGGGATACTTCTTTTGTTGCTTCACCGTTGGTGCCTTCTATCGCGGCTGGCGATTCCACAAAGGAAATAACATCGTTATTGATACAGTATCGTTCCGCCATGGGCGCTATTCAATTACCACGGTTCGTCAATGGACAAAGCAGCTTACAGGCCGCTTCACCGGCTTTTGAAACTGCACGGTTGTTTTCCATTTTAGGGGTAGGCGTGGATATTCTGATGGCGTTTGCCTATGTATTAATTTTTATCTCTGCGTTGAGCATCTTTATTGCGCTTTACAATTCATTAAAAGAGAGGCGTTACGATTTGGCCATTATGCGCTCCATGGGCGCCACGCGGTTAAAGCTTGTGGTAACTATTTTGTCGGAAGGCGTATTGCTTACTTTGCTGGGCAGCATAATCGGGTTGTTGCTGGGGCATGGGGTGTTAATGATCATGACGGCCTTTGTGGCCGAAACCCAGAAAGCCGGGATAAGCGGTATTGTTTTCTACCATGAAGAATGGATAATTTTGGCGGGAAGTTTGTTGTTAGGGGTGTTGTGCGCGCTAATACCGGCATGGCAGGCTTATCGTACAGATATTTCAAAAGTATTGGCAGGTAATTAA
- a CDS encoding carboxylesterase family protein, translated as MKKISVVIAFLLFAWNSHAQQPSGPVVKTASGDVRGTVKEGVASFKGIPYAAPPVGEFRWRPPQPVTPWKDVRDATKDCADCPQRAWPGSTAIQSEDCLFLNVWTPATATKKSKLPVMVWIHGGGFTGGSGSGPGSAGDAFAKHGVILVTINYRLGRLGHFAHPALSKEHPEEFKGSYAYMDQIAALKWIKENIAVFGGDPNNVTIFGFSAGGVSVHSLLTIPAAKGLFHKAISHSGGGRDGVLTGRPINKENADPLYTVSAEIIGVNFARKHRIASTDDDALAKLRSLSAEEIVDGGQETDSTGARTYSGPILDGNLVVETAESAYKAGRQARVPLIIGNCSAEIGGAFVSTATSKEQLFSLFGELESEAKTAFDPDGNKEFAEVLTKFNTDWVWGEPARMTARAFVANRAPAYMYQFGYVPAAMRERARYGAGHGSDISFVFNTLHARWGVSAEATPDEIELARIMNTYWTNFAKTGNPNGKGVPVWPAYTIQKEEILDVDLDGKVAGKPDPRKARLDVIEKAFKHREHIQTRGGI; from the coding sequence ATGAAAAAGATATCTGTTGTAATTGCGTTTCTCCTCTTCGCATGGAATTCACATGCACAGCAACCTTCAGGCCCAGTAGTGAAAACTGCTTCAGGCGATGTACGCGGCACAGTCAAAGAAGGTGTCGCGTCTTTTAAAGGCATTCCTTATGCTGCACCACCGGTAGGTGAATTTCGCTGGCGACCACCGCAGCCGGTAACGCCATGGAAAGATGTTCGTGATGCAACCAAAGACTGTGCTGATTGCCCACAGCGAGCCTGGCCCGGTTCGACTGCTATTCAATCCGAAGATTGTCTTTTTCTGAATGTGTGGACACCGGCTACCGCTACGAAGAAATCAAAATTGCCAGTGATGGTTTGGATCCACGGAGGCGGTTTCACCGGAGGTAGCGGCTCTGGCCCTGGTTCGGCAGGAGATGCATTTGCCAAACATGGTGTCATACTGGTAACGATCAATTACCGGCTTGGTCGCCTCGGTCATTTTGCGCACCCCGCATTGAGCAAAGAACATCCGGAAGAATTTAAAGGCAGTTACGCTTACATGGATCAGATTGCCGCGCTTAAGTGGATCAAGGAAAACATTGCTGTCTTTGGGGGTGATCCGAACAACGTAACGATTTTTGGTTTTTCTGCCGGTGGAGTTTCCGTTCATTCGCTTTTAACGATCCCGGCCGCCAAAGGTCTTTTTCATAAGGCGATCAGTCACTCAGGTGGTGGCCGTGATGGAGTTCTTACAGGCAGACCGATTAATAAAGAAAATGCTGATCCATTATATACTGTTTCTGCGGAGATAATCGGGGTAAACTTTGCGCGTAAACATAGAATCGCGAGCACGGATGATGATGCACTCGCAAAACTTCGTTCCCTAAGTGCAGAAGAAATTGTAGATGGTGGCCAGGAAACCGATAGCACAGGTGCCCGAACCTACTCAGGCCCGATCCTCGATGGCAACCTGGTAGTGGAAACAGCAGAGAGCGCCTACAAAGCAGGCAGGCAGGCGCGTGTTCCACTCATTATCGGAAATTGCAGTGCGGAAATAGGAGGAGCCTTTGTTAGTACGGCCACTTCAAAAGAACAACTCTTTTCACTTTTTGGTGAACTTGAAAGTGAAGCTAAAACTGCCTTCGATCCGGATGGGAACAAAGAATTTGCTGAGGTACTCACAAAGTTTAACACCGACTGGGTATGGGGTGAGCCGGCACGGATGACAGCAAGAGCTTTTGTAGCCAACCGTGCACCCGCTTACATGTATCAATTCGGCTACGTCCCTGCCGCAATGCGGGAACGGGCGCGCTATGGTGCCGGTCATGGCTCCGACATTTCGTTTGTATTCAACACCCTCCATGCCCGATGGGGAGTATCCGCTGAAGCAACACCTGACGAAATAGAGTTAGCGCGGATCATGAATACCTATTGGACAAACTTTGCTAAAACAGGTAACCCGAATGGAAAGGGTGTGCCGGTTTGGCCTGCTTATACTATTCAAAAAGAAGAAATCCTGGATGTTGATTTAGATGGGAAAGTGGCCGGTAAGCCCGATCCACGCAAAGCAAGACTGGATGTGATCGAAAAAGCATTTAAGCACAGGGAACATATTCAAACACGAGGTGGTATTTAA
- a CDS encoding carboxymuconolactone decarboxylase family protein produces MKLKQALNTGLDAGLTINECKEVLVHLYAYCGFPRSIQGLNTLMTVLDERKAKGIQDNIGREATAVNDTNKYETGWKNLAKLGGRSTDGPIEKPTSGYGAFSPEIDRFLKEHLFADLFSRDVLTFAERELITVSVLIALGSGVEPMLASHLGLTMRQGITKNQIEEVFAVVEKSVSKADADAARKVFAEMSSRN; encoded by the coding sequence GTGAAACTCAAGCAAGCACTCAACACAGGTCTCGATGCCGGGCTTACCATCAATGAGTGTAAAGAAGTACTGGTTCACTTATACGCGTACTGCGGGTTTCCCAGAAGCATTCAAGGCCTCAATACATTAATGACTGTGCTTGACGAGCGAAAAGCAAAAGGCATACAAGACAATATCGGCAGAGAAGCCACTGCCGTAAATGACACGAATAAGTATGAAACCGGCTGGAAGAATCTTGCCAAACTGGGTGGTCGCTCGACAGATGGTCCGATAGAGAAACCCACCAGTGGCTATGGTGCATTCAGTCCGGAGATAGATCGGTTTTTAAAAGAGCATTTGTTTGCGGATCTATTTTCAAGAGATGTGCTCACATTTGCCGAGCGCGAGCTTATTACGGTATCCGTGCTCATCGCATTAGGTAGTGGCGTGGAGCCAATGCTGGCCTCGCATCTGGGATTAACCATGCGACAAGGAATCACCAAAAATCAAATTGAAGAGGTCTTCGCAGTGGTTGAAAAATCAGTAAGTAAGGCAGATGCGGACGCTGCACGAAAAGTATTCGCTGAAATGTCATCCCGAAACTAA
- a CDS encoding nuclear transport factor 2 family protein, translating into MKKSLLILCVLVILALSSYAQTPASVSYTKEEQELVTLSKDKWQWMADKNVDKLAPLFHDKSKFVHMSGTWKKNEELEIIKTGSIWYKKADVKDVAVELVDNTAIVWSRITLTADVRGSEVVTEFTVTEVYKKVKKEWKMLALTFSSVRDTHVIKH; encoded by the coding sequence ATGAAAAAATCGCTGCTCATACTTTGCGTGCTGGTAATATTAGCACTATCGTCTTACGCTCAAACACCGGCTTCTGTAAGCTACACAAAAGAAGAACAGGAACTGGTCACTCTTTCCAAAGACAAATGGCAATGGATGGCCGACAAGAATGTTGACAAGCTCGCTCCATTATTTCACGACAAATCAAAATTTGTACACATGAGCGGAACCTGGAAAAAAAATGAAGAGCTTGAAATCATTAAAACGGGAAGTATCTGGTATAAGAAGGCTGATGTTAAAGATGTTGCTGTTGAGTTGGTTGATAATACTGCAATTGTGTGGAGCCGCATTACGCTAACGGCTGACGTTCGCGGCAGTGAAGTGGTGACTGAGTTTACTGTAACGGAAGTTTATAAAAAGGTAAAGAAAGAATGGAAAATGTTAGCCCTGACATTCAGCAGCGTGCGCGATACGCATGTTATTAAACATTAG
- a CDS encoding alpha/beta fold hydrolase, which translates to MKYNSSNLFIIATLLLTSFIGYSQKKPMVIQEQGSFAVGGTVITNPGTYDNIKRTPEGQTFHGDHTYVFYQIPVKAKKLPLVFWHGIGQFSKTWETTPDGREGFQNIFLRRGFGVYILDQPRRGRASRSTEAAMINPVPDEQMWFGTFRVGIWPEYFPGVQFAKDPETLNQYFRQMVPNIGGIDPNLNADATSKLFDKIGEGILVTHSHSGGMGWLTAIKNNRVKAIVSYEPGSGFIFPEGEVPAPIESSSGPVAAIGRPMDEFIKLTKIPIIIYYGDNIPAKPDPNPGADGWRARLEMARLWRDAVNKHGGDVTVVHLPEIGIKGNTHFPFSDLNNIEIADLMSKWLKEKKLDK; encoded by the coding sequence ATGAAATACAACTCAAGTAATTTATTTATCATAGCTACTCTACTTCTTACATCTTTCATTGGTTATTCACAAAAGAAACCAATGGTGATTCAGGAGCAGGGAAGCTTTGCTGTTGGTGGAACCGTCATCACCAACCCGGGAACGTATGACAACATCAAACGCACACCAGAAGGACAGACGTTTCATGGTGACCACACCTACGTATTTTATCAAATTCCTGTGAAAGCAAAAAAACTTCCACTGGTATTCTGGCATGGCATCGGCCAGTTTTCAAAAACATGGGAAACCACTCCGGACGGACGTGAAGGCTTTCAGAACATTTTCCTGAGGCGTGGCTTTGGCGTGTACATACTTGATCAACCCCGAAGAGGCAGAGCGAGCCGGAGTACAGAAGCTGCTATGATTAACCCTGTACCCGATGAGCAGATGTGGTTTGGAACCTTTCGCGTTGGCATCTGGCCGGAATATTTTCCCGGTGTACAGTTTGCGAAAGATCCGGAAACACTCAATCAGTATTTTCGGCAGATGGTGCCAAACATAGGTGGGATCGACCCAAACTTAAATGCGGACGCAACCTCCAAGTTGTTTGATAAGATCGGGGAAGGAATTCTGGTGACGCATTCACACTCCGGTGGAATGGGATGGCTTACCGCTATTAAGAACAATAGAGTAAAAGCAATTGTATCGTATGAACCCGGAAGCGGTTTCATCTTTCCAGAAGGTGAAGTGCCTGCTCCTATTGAAAGTTCATCTGGCCCGGTTGCTGCTATTGGTAGGCCGATGGATGAATTTATTAAACTCACGAAAATTCCCATCATCATTTATTACGGAGATAATATTCCCGCAAAGCCTGATCCCAATCCCGGAGCGGATGGCTGGCGCGCCCGGCTTGAAATGGCACGGCTTTGGCGCGATGCAGTGAACAAACATGGCGGTGATGTAACCGTAGTTCACTTACCTGAAATCGGAATTAAAGGCAATACGCATTTTCCTTTTTCGGATTTGAACAACATTGAAATCGCTGACCTGATGTCGAAATGGTTAAAGGAAAAGAAACTGGATAAATAA
- a CDS encoding cupin domain-containing protein has product MNFKNLAGICFIMLVTMACEQPKQQTTIFPQGEKITNDNFTGTAYLQMLMDADSINPTTVGNVTFEPGARTKWHLHPGGQILLVTEGVGYYQEQGQAKKILRKGDVVKCPANVPHWHGASADTAFVQVAITNRHLGPTEWLQEVTDEEYKK; this is encoded by the coding sequence ATGAATTTTAAAAATTTAGCTGGAATCTGTTTTATCATGTTGGTCACCATGGCATGCGAGCAACCTAAACAACAGACAACCATTTTCCCTCAAGGAGAGAAAATCACCAATGACAATTTTACCGGCACGGCTTATTTGCAAATGCTCATGGACGCTGATAGCATTAACCCCACTACCGTGGGCAATGTTACCTTCGAACCAGGTGCACGCACGAAGTGGCATCTGCATCCGGGTGGGCAAATACTTTTGGTGACTGAAGGCGTTGGGTATTATCAGGAACAGGGACAAGCTAAGAAAATACTTCGCAAAGGCGATGTGGTAAAATGTCCAGCGAACGTACCGCACTGGCATGGCGCAAGTGCCGACACAGCCTTTGTACAGGTTGCCATTACCAATCGTCACCTGGGGCCAACGGAATGGTTGCAGGAAGTAACAGATGAAGAGTATAAAAAATAA